DNA from Podospora pseudopauciseta strain CBS 411.78 chromosome 5 map unlocalized CBS411.78m_5, whole genome shotgun sequence:
CCTTGATGCTCGCCGGCAGCGTCTCGCCCTCCTTGACAGAAGTCTCAAACTCGAGCTCCGAGCTCAGCTTGGCGGCGAgctcctcgtccacctcgcCGGCGGGCGCCCGTCTCAAGGCGGATGTGGAAAAGGCGGCCGAAGCCTTTTGTGTGATGGAGAAAGAGGGGCGTGCAGCGGTGGCGGCAGCGGTTCTGACGACGGCGGGTCTGAAGGTGGAGGGGCGAGCGAGGACTCTGGGGGCCGCACGGGCGATGGCACGGAGGGACATCATTTTGTTGGAaggttttgggggtgagaagaaagaaacgaaggcgaggttgtcgatgggaaggggaaaaaaagtcgaggtgggatgggttgggaaaaATTTAGGTTTACACGGGTAGGATAAGGAATTGGATAAGCTCAAGCTCTTCTTAGAGTTCTCAGAagctggggagggagctggcAGCGCTGGGTGGCCCGTGCTTTTTCGAAGTGGGATGGCACATGGATGGCGAGTTCTGGagggcaaaaaaaaaaaacagaaaagtCAAAGGGAGCATGGACCCGGGCTGGGATCCGCTGTCCAATCAGGGAAGTTATACGTCATTGATAAGAGATAAGGTGGGACCGAGAACATGCTTGAGCAAGCAATTGGAGCTTAGAATATTGGAAAGGTTCTGTCAATTTCTGGAGAATCAAAAAGATTCAATACCTAAACATCATAACGCCGTTGCTTATAATCTCCCCTTTGGTATCCCGTTTGTGTAATCCATCAACGCCTTTGCCTATCCCTGTCCAGGCCAGCTGGATATTTTATCttgcctccttcttctcatgTCTCTCCGAGCCAGCCTGGTGGAAACACCAcaaagaaaaacaacaaaaacaaaaaaaaacagcatTTATGATATGAAAGAAAATCAGCTCCATGCCCTCGGCCTCTGACCGCCACTGCTACTAGTAGGCACCacactccctctcctcctgtgcccgctcccgctcccatATCTCCCCTGATAGCCATACTgcatctgctgctgcaactGGGCGTACCCCGGCGGCGGACTGGGAATCACACTCTCCTTGCACTGCCAGCACCAATGCCTCGTCGCATCCCTCTCGCTCAGCACCCCTTCCAAACACGCCCCAAAGATGCCGTTCGCTTTTTGGGCGACCGGGCAGAGCTTTTCTGAGATAAGGACTGTATCC
Protein-coding regions in this window:
- a CDS encoding uncharacterized protein (EggNog:ENOG503Q05F), whose product is MCTYTTHVRVCGSCRCEDTVLISEKLCPVAQKANGIFGACLEGVLSERDATRHWCWQCKESVIPSPPPGYAQLQQQMQYGYQGRYGSGSGHRRRGSVVPTSSSGGQRPRAWS